In Synechococcus sp. CC9616, the following are encoded in one genomic region:
- a CDS encoding DUF4335 domain-containing protein — MQKNTYRYEQTAARLVVEGYPDLSADQGNDSIGILSGWQLQLVAAPELEGTREHLEALMAVVMPYARHQLSGVGRRFENDQGFVVVSPEGSRHQLELRSSRDGVEPLKLLLDDAELSDLVRVLDRLRLDQRVHLSWQLPVDQPLARHELVERIPIQRRFGAPVLGGLALAVSALVAMVIPLPNNEIPQPLPETAAETNETRTDAADSSEAER, encoded by the coding sequence ATGCAGAAGAACACCTACCGATACGAACAAACGGCAGCCCGCTTGGTTGTGGAGGGCTATCCCGACCTGTCCGCCGATCAGGGCAACGACAGCATCGGCATCCTGTCCGGATGGCAGCTCCAGCTTGTGGCAGCCCCGGAGTTGGAAGGCACTCGTGAACATCTCGAGGCCCTGATGGCGGTCGTCATGCCCTACGCCCGTCATCAGCTGTCCGGGGTCGGCCGTCGCTTTGAAAACGATCAGGGCTTTGTAGTCGTCTCTCCCGAGGGAAGCCGTCATCAACTTGAGCTGCGCAGCAGCCGCGACGGGGTCGAGCCGCTGAAACTGCTTCTTGATGACGCTGAACTCAGCGACCTTGTGCGTGTTCTGGATCGCCTCAGGCTCGATCAACGGGTCCACCTGTCCTGGCAGCTTCCTGTCGATCAGCCGCTGGCCCGCCACGAACTGGTGGAGCGGATCCCGATCCAGCGCCGCTTTGGAGCCCCTGTGCTCGGCGGTCTTGCCCTGGCCGTCAGCGCCCTGGTTGCCATGGTGATCCCCTTGCCGAACAACGAGATTCCGCAACCGTTGCCAGAAACAGCAGCAGAAACAAATGAGACCAGAACCGACGCAGCGGACAGCAGCGAAGCGGAACGTTGA